From the Paenibacillus sp. genome, one window contains:
- the phnC gene encoding phosphonate ABC transporter ATP-binding protein yields MTVRMEQVTVTYGRGAAGSALDGLSLAFRPGDFVGVLGRSGAGKSTLIRCINGLVRPSSGVVEVDGLDMTRIDERGLREARSRIGMVFQQFGLVPRTTALTNVMLGTVGQRPAWRNAVGYFGRDERQRALAALEAVGLGDYASRRVEQLSGGQQQRVAIARAMMQRPTVLLGDEPVSSLDPVTSRGIMELFERVHREDARRITIVNLHDPELALAFCSRIVGLKAGCVVFDGPPGDVTPDVRRTIYGE; encoded by the coding sequence ACCGTAACGTACGGGCGCGGCGCGGCAGGCTCCGCGCTCGACGGGCTGTCCCTCGCGTTCCGCCCCGGGGACTTCGTCGGCGTGCTCGGACGCAGCGGCGCCGGCAAATCGACGCTGATCCGCTGCATCAACGGGCTCGTGCGCCCTTCGTCGGGCGTCGTCGAGGTCGACGGCCTCGACATGACGCGGATCGACGAAAGAGGCCTGCGGGAAGCGCGCTCGCGCATCGGCATGGTGTTTCAGCAGTTCGGCCTCGTGCCGCGGACGACGGCGCTCACGAACGTCATGCTCGGCACGGTCGGGCAGCGCCCCGCGTGGCGTAACGCGGTCGGCTACTTCGGCCGCGACGAACGGCAGCGGGCGCTGGCGGCGCTCGAGGCGGTCGGCCTCGGCGACTACGCGTCCCGACGCGTCGAGCAGCTGAGCGGCGGGCAGCAGCAGCGCGTCGCCATCGCCCGCGCCATGATGCAGCGCCCGACCGTACTGCTCGGCGACGAGCCGGTGTCGAGTCTCGATCCGGTCACGTCGCGAGGCATCATGGAGCTGTTCGAGCGCGTGCATCGGGAAGACGCGCGCCGCATCACGATCGTCAATTTGCACGATCCCGAGCTCGCGCTCGCCTTCTGCAGCCGGATCGTCGGCCTGAAGGCCGGCTGCGTCGTATTCGACGGCCCTCCCGGCGACGTCACCCCCGACGTCCGCCGGACGATCTACGGAGAATAG